A window of the Lactuca sativa cultivar Salinas chromosome 5, Lsat_Salinas_v11, whole genome shotgun sequence genome harbors these coding sequences:
- the LOC128125948 gene encoding MADS-box MEF2 type transcription factor MIG1-like: MNHTPPHNPNPNPNNQDANTPPQQPIQQHQEPLIDMPLWNQSPPQNQPNYQPRNQNFHQNNQPKNNAFQVQQQVHYPNPPNYQHPPMYQNPMYPQQQPPYNQYPKYQPYPPPIYNPQQYPYPPYQQPPNYMQQYPNQPFPPNPPQELTVRQMMETDVTHTPLVKPNFNKRPRTPSPTFKHKLETWPSLSIRWNKGVNFHLNPKNPNVSAITLRSGKTLGERNPKRVSREEEDEVIIFEPSKVVAPLKEPVVPNVDQRDSSNKNVKPLVIPPPFPSRLASSKKKEDDKEFLETFRKVQMNISLLDAIKQIPRYAKFLKDLCTNKRTFKANKKIQVNENVSAVIQKKLPPKCKDLGMFAIPFTIGDLHVESAMLDLGASINVMPYSSDSSISRKVKCISKGHVGRFTSEVNQLVFPADFCVIDLEEKNPSKSSMILLGRPFMNTAHTIIDVHNGKITMEFDGETIHFNIFEAMRYPRNISPLYRVDMIEPITQQLFELSYGDILKMVLNLSLDCESL; the protein is encoded by the exons AtgaatcacactccacctcacaatcccaacccaaacccGAACAATCAAGATGCCAATACCCCACCCCAACAACCAATACAACAACACCAAGAACCTCTCATTGATATGCCACTTTGGAATCAATCCCCTCCTCAAAACCAACCCAATTATCAACCACGAAACCAAAActtccaccaaaacaaccaacctAAAAACAATGCTTTTCAAGTTCAACAACAAGTACATTACCCAAATCCACCTAATTACCAACATCCTCCAATGTACCAAAACCCAATGTACCCACAACAACAACCTCCTTACAACCAATACCCTAAATACCAACCTTATCCACCACCAATCTACAATCCCCAACAATACCCATATCCACCTTACCAACAACCtcccaattacatgcaacaatatCCCAATCAACCCTTTCCACCCAATCCCCCTCAAGAGTTGACAGTTAGACAAATGATGGAGACGGATGTTACTCACACACCCCTTG TCAAACCCAATTTCAACAAGAGACCAAGAACACCTTCTCCAACATTCAAGCACAAATTGGAGACTTGGCCATCGCTCTCAATAAGATGGAACAAAGGGGTAAACTTCCATCTCAATCCGAAGAACCCCAATGTGAGTGCAATAACTTTGCGAAGTGGGAAAACACTTggagaaagaaaccctaaaagagtttcaagagaagaagaagatgaagtcaTCATTTTTGAaccttcaaaagttgtagctcCGCTAAAGGAACCGGTTGTGCCAAATGTTGATCAACGCGACTCTTCCAACAAGAACGTCAAGCCATTGGTCATACCACCACCTTTCCCATCCCGATTAGCTTCATCGAAGAAAAAGGAAGACGATAAGGAATTTCTTGAAACCTTCCGCAAGGTCCAAATGAACATTTCCCTATTGGATGCCATCAAGCAAATTCCACGCTATGCCAAATTCCTTAAGGATTTATGCACCAATAAGAGGACATTTAAGGCGAATAAAAAGATTCAAGTTAATGAAAATGTGTCCGCGGTTATCCAAAAGAAGTTACCACCCAAATGCAAGGACCTGGGAATGTTTGCTATTCCATTCACAATTGGTGATTTACACGTTGAAAGTGCAATGCTAGATCTTGGTGCCTCAATAAATGTGATGCCTTACTCA AGTGATAGTTCAATTAGCAGAAAAGTCAAGTGTATTTCCAAGGGGCATGTTGGAAGATTTACTAGTGAAGTCAATCAACTAGTATTTCCCGCAGACTTCTGtgtcattgaccttgaagagaagAATCCGTCCAAGTCATCTATGATTCTTCTTGGAAGACCCTTCATGAATACCGCTCACACGATCATTGATGTCCATAATGGGAAAATCACCATGGAGTTCGATGGAGAGACCATTCACTTCAACATCTTTGAAGCAATGAGATATCCTAGAAATATTTCTCCATTGTATCGGGTCGATATGATTGAACCAATCACCCAACAACTATTCGAGTTATCATATGGAGATATTTTGAAGATGGTGCTCAACTTGAGTCTTGATTGTGAAAGTTTGTAG